A region of the Alligator mississippiensis isolate rAllMis1 chromosome 5, rAllMis1, whole genome shotgun sequence genome:
TCTTTTTTATAATACTGTTGACAATAGATAGATACCTAGCAATTGTCCATGCAGTGTTTGCTTTGAAAGCCAGGACTGTTGTCTATGGCAGCCTCACTAGCTTTGCTGTTTGGTTTGTTGCTGCATTGGCCTCTCTCCCAATGGTAATATATTATGGTTCTCAAGATTTGACCTGCAGCCTTCATTTTTCACATCAGTCTCAGAGCCAATGGAATCAATTCTTAACTTTAAAGAGGATCTTCCTGGGACTTGTTGTTCCCTTGATCATTATGATCTTCTGCTACACCGAAATTATAAGGACACTACTGAGATGTAGGAATGAGAAAAAACACAAGGCAGTCAAGCTTATTTTTCTCATAATGAttgtttattttctcttctgGACACCATACAGCATTGTTCTTCTTCTACACATTTTTCCAAAGGCAGTTTCTCTTGATAACTGTTACAGCAGCAATCAGGTTTTGGTTGCAATCCAAGTAACAGAATCTATTGCAATGATCCACTGTTGTATTAACCCCTTGATCTATGCCTTTGCTGGAGAGAAATTTAGGAAATACCTTAATAGCTTTTTCAGAAAGCACATTTCAATTCAGTGCTCTAAGTATTGTCCTTCTCTCTATGCTGATAGATGTGAACGGACCAGTTCCACAAACACCCAGTCTACTGGGGAACAGGAATTCTCTGCTGTTCTGTAAAATGTGTCTAACACATAGTTATATTGACTTGTATGGAAACagctgaaaaaggaaaaatggtgTTTGAATACTGGCTTAAAGAAAGCAATAATTGGTGTGTTGACAATATACAAAACATATGCATATACCACCATcactggcaatccctcacagtcaaggttGACTGTCTTCCATGATGGCCTTATCTGTGGGTTGAAAGATGACTGTCAAGGCCAATTCAGGATTGACAAGCTCTGTTACAGGTAGGGCACAAGTTTCCATGTAGGGTGGGTggttctggattcttgattcggtCTACagcacactgtttctgctgttcCTGCTTATCCGTCTCCTGCTGTCATTGTAAGACTTCAAAGTAAGATGCACGTACTAATACTCACACAAAAATCTGCATTTGCTTATACTGATGGCTATTTGTATATTGAAAAAGTAGATATACATACCAAGTTACTTATGTAAATAAAGACTTTTGCTGACTTTTGCTGTGATAATAGATATGCGCTCACTTTTTGGTAAATGCCATGTGTATGCAATCCTTAGAAAAAAATAGTCTTATACTCTGAGGGTCCTTACAGAAGTTACAGAAAGGCACCTCAATGTCACTGAAACTTTGCTTTACACAAAGCGCTTTAAGTTACAGCATCATCTAAACTAACAGATGTTCAgcatttggtggtgggggcattacAATTTTTGTACTCCAAAAAATTACATTTGGGAGATGGTGCCTTTTGCACTTCCTCTGAAACAGCTTCATTTGGCCATCAGCAGAGACAGGATTTTGGATTAGATGAACCACTGTCCTGGGGCACCAACCTGCCCTGGTTTACAGacagctccccacttcccctcccccctttcaaatctcaaatggcatctctcaaACAACAGACTAATGAACTCCCATCCTCACCAAGGCACCTGGTCTTGCAGTGGACCCAAATGTCCCTATATCACTAATGGACCtaataacaaggaaaaaaaaatccttcaaggTCCATTCATCTGCAactctaccaacatcatatataccatcacctgcttacaatgcCCCTCTGTTGTCCACATCAGATAGAGCAATCTCTGTGTGTGAGAATAAATGAACATGGATCTCATACTAactgcagaaagaaacaaaagcttgtggcagaacacttcagcctccctggacaCTCTAACACTGACCTCagaattgctgttctcaggcaaaaaaaaatttaaaaaccagcttgaatgggaaactgcagaacaggaaaaaaatccacagactggactgtggTTTAAACAGAGACTAAGGATTGGATTCTCTTTTGTTACCCCCTTTGTTCCTACCGGCTCAATGctcctttgcttttctctcctagcaCTGCTTCCTTACCCCTCCCACTTCACCtccatccctctctctccccactcccttgtCTTTTTTAccctaatttctctctccttcctatAATCTGCTTTTGGCATGTCCTGTTAAAACATCTGATAAAGTGAATAcgtgttcacaaaagcttgtgctccctgtatatcttatttagttagtctataaaaggtgcatatctatcctgccttcaGATCCAGTACAGCAATTCCTTCTCTCCTACAGTTTAATATAGGccatagagcagtgattctcaccaGAGTGTTgtgagatccttccaagggtgctgtggggagcCACATCATGTTAGtgctattaggtgtgcaaacatgattcacaagataaacacagagatttctaATAGATatccatggtgttaaaaaccTTCTGACTTTCTGTGGTCTTTCTGGGATCTTTGCAAAAcgagaattgctttattattatcCTGCActcaaaatgagtgaaaactaagagctggcattttctgaggggtgcctggggACTAAAAAGGGtaagaaccactgccttagaacaAAATGATAAGTAGGCAACTGTTACAGAAATGGCACCCACATTGTTTTCAGTTACTAAATGCATTTGGAAACAGGAAATGAAATAAAGAAATCTTTGCTCATCTAACCACTTCTTTCAAATTATTTGCTGTTTTGATAACACCAGTTTTGAATTATATCTATACGGGGGAGTATGAGGAAGCTGTTATTGAATTTTCTAATTTCTTGGGTATTAGTGTATACATTCTTTGTGAACACATTGAACAGCAGCCATCTGTTGGAATTTGTAATGTGATTTTTAAGGGATCATATCTTGAAAAAAATGAACAAGTTAGCATTGTAAGAAATAGAATCAAGTAATGAAGCTTTGAAAGGACAATTACTTTTTCAGAGACAATGTGTTTCATGTAGTAGCCAGTTTTTTCAATTAAAGCAACTCTCTTTGTGATATATTCTCAAGAACAGCTTGGAATTCCCCTTAAAG
Encoded here:
- the LOC102564413 gene encoding C-C chemokine receptor type 5, whose protein sequence is MNISTFDPDLELMTTTFDYEDYSPCKNEDAQKFGSQFLPPLYSLVLLFGLVGNTLVVLILIKYKRLKNMTDIYLLNLAISDLLFVFSLPFWAYQAAHNWIFGDVMCKILSGIYCLGFYSGIFFIILLTIDRYLAIVHAVFALKARTVVYGSLTSFAVWFVAALASLPMVIYYGSQDLTCSLHFSHQSQSQWNQFLTLKRIFLGLVVPLIIMIFCYTEIIRTLLRCRNEKKHKAVKLIFLIMIVYFLFWTPYSIVLLLHIFPKAVSLDNCYSSNQVLVAIQVTESIAMIHCCINPLIYAFAGEKFRKYLNSFFRKHISIQCSKYCPSLYADRCERTSSTNTQSTGEQEFSAVL